In Pleurocapsa sp. PCC 7319, the following are encoded in one genomic region:
- a CDS encoding DUF3122 domain-containing protein: MLRDILHDLEWGIAFVIMTLILFVIIALLTSEPAIASGGGLRPIAKPERSPIATITETDIAPGQVLCRSEHVLSDEAGQKWDVMFFTQANTPQVTSLNLRLSGLSSALKIQSQRSLVIDIQGDRYKASDIFLQEAPLPSIGQYNLKNILPQLPTTDLFLEIPLEKGKLSRLHIPIAVVKEWQAVASKNSNPAPKLPSSIELFC; this comes from the coding sequence ATGTTACGCGATATCTTGCATGATCTGGAGTGGGGAATCGCCTTTGTAATCATGACCCTAATCTTATTTGTAATTATTGCCCTTCTGACTAGTGAACCCGCGATCGCCTCTGGCGGTGGGCTTCGTCCAATCGCGAAGCCTGAACGGAGTCCAATCGCCACTATTACTGAAACTGATATTGCACCAGGGCAAGTACTTTGTCGTTCGGAACATGTTTTATCCGATGAAGCAGGGCAAAAATGGGATGTAATGTTCTTTACTCAAGCTAATACGCCTCAAGTTACATCTTTGAATCTTCGATTATCTGGACTTTCTAGTGCCCTCAAGATCCAGTCTCAAAGGTCTTTAGTGATTGATATTCAAGGCGATCGCTATAAAGCATCAGATATCTTCCTCCAAGAAGCACCTTTACCTAGTATTGGACAATACAATCTAAAAAATATTTTGCCTCAACTACCAACAACTGATTTATTTCTAGAAATTCCCTTGGAAAAGGGTAAGTTATCCCGTTTGCATATACCAATAGCAGTAGTTAAAGAATGGCAAGCAGTAGCCTCCAAAAATTCCAATCCAGCTCCCAAACTTCCTTCCAGTATTGAACTATTTTGTTAA